One window from the genome of Salmo salar chromosome ssa25, Ssal_v3.1, whole genome shotgun sequence encodes:
- the LOC106586631 gene encoding carbonyl reductase [NADPH] 1 isoform X1 yields the protein MSGPQVVLVTGSTRGLGLAIVQTLCQGFKGDVYLSARDVQRGAMVVEDLQREGLKPRLLQLDITDPVSIQAARQHFMKEYGGLDVLINNAGIAPKRGDPASIGSQAERILQTNFFATRDMCNEFLPLLKKDGRIVNVASIVGYITLYMCSPDLQARLCSDDITEEELVALMKRFVAEAKDGDHINKGWPNSVYGVSKIGLMALTRIQARRLRREMPQRGILINSCCPGWVKSDMTYPNGTKTPAEGADTPVYLALLPPATQEPQGEFVVDRQVQVWAGSPTGATVDEGP from the exons atgTCTGGTCCACAGGTGGTTCTGGTTACTGGCTCCACGCGTGGCTTGGGGTTAGCCATAGTGCAGACGTTGTGCCAGGGCTTTAAAGGAGATGTGTATCTGAGTGCCCGGGACGTCCAGAGGGGGGCCATGGTTGTCGAGGATCTGCAGAGGGAGGGACTCAAGCCCAGACTCCTCCAGCTGGACATCACAGACCCGGTCAGCATCCAGGCGGCCCGGCAGCATTTCATGAAGGAGTACGGGGGTCTGGATGTGCTGATCAACAACGCAGGCATCGCCCCAAAAC GAGGTGACCCTGCATCCATTGGCAGCCAAGCAGAACGCATTCTCCAAACCAACTTCTTCGCCACCAGAGACATGTGCAATGAATTTCTCCCTCTCCTGAAGAAAGATG gaaGGATAGTGAATGTTGCCAGCATCGTGGGCTATATCACCCTCTATATGTGTTCTCCGGACCTCCAGGCCAGGCTctgcagtgatgacatcacagaggagGAGCTAGTGGCTCTGATGAAGCGCTTTGTTGCCGAGGCCAAAgatggagaccacatcaacaaggGCTGGCCAAATTCTGTCTATGGGGTGTCCAAAATAGGCCTGATGGCCCTTACCCGGATCCAGGCCCGCAGGCTAAGAAGAGAGATGCCCCAGAGAGGGATTCTGATAAACTCCTGCTGCCCGGGCTGGGTGAAGTCTGACATGACCTATCCCAACGGGACCAAGACGCCTGCGGAGGGGGCTGACACACCTGTGTACCTGGCGCTGTTGCCTCCAGCAACACAGGAGCCCCAGGGGGAGTTTGTGGTGGATAGACAGGTACAGGTATGGGCGGGGTCACCAACAGGTGCAACAGTGGATGAGGGACCCTGA
- the LOC106586631 gene encoding carbonyl reductase [NADPH] 1 isoform X2, producing the protein MVVEDLQREGLKPRLLQLDITDPVSIQAARQHFMKEYGGLDVLINNAGIAPKRGDPASIGSQAERILQTNFFATRDMCNEFLPLLKKDGRIVNVASIVGYITLYMCSPDLQARLCSDDITEEELVALMKRFVAEAKDGDHINKGWPNSVYGVSKIGLMALTRIQARRLRREMPQRGILINSCCPGWVKSDMTYPNGTKTPAEGADTPVYLALLPPATQEPQGEFVVDRQVQVWAGSPTGATVDEGP; encoded by the exons ATGGTTGTCGAGGATCTGCAGAGGGAGGGACTCAAGCCCAGACTCCTCCAGCTGGACATCACAGACCCGGTCAGCATCCAGGCGGCCCGGCAGCATTTCATGAAGGAGTACGGGGGTCTGGATGTGCTGATCAACAACGCAGGCATCGCCCCAAAAC GAGGTGACCCTGCATCCATTGGCAGCCAAGCAGAACGCATTCTCCAAACCAACTTCTTCGCCACCAGAGACATGTGCAATGAATTTCTCCCTCTCCTGAAGAAAGATG gaaGGATAGTGAATGTTGCCAGCATCGTGGGCTATATCACCCTCTATATGTGTTCTCCGGACCTCCAGGCCAGGCTctgcagtgatgacatcacagaggagGAGCTAGTGGCTCTGATGAAGCGCTTTGTTGCCGAGGCCAAAgatggagaccacatcaacaaggGCTGGCCAAATTCTGTCTATGGGGTGTCCAAAATAGGCCTGATGGCCCTTACCCGGATCCAGGCCCGCAGGCTAAGAAGAGAGATGCCCCAGAGAGGGATTCTGATAAACTCCTGCTGCCCGGGCTGGGTGAAGTCTGACATGACCTATCCCAACGGGACCAAGACGCCTGCGGAGGGGGCTGACACACCTGTGTACCTGGCGCTGTTGCCTCCAGCAACACAGGAGCCCCAGGGGGAGTTTGTGGTGGATAGACAGGTACAGGTATGGGCGGGGTCACCAACAGGTGCAACAGTGGATGAGGGACCCTGA